Proteins encoded within one genomic window of Sphingomonas sp. G-3-2-10:
- the rbfA gene encoding 30S ribosome-binding factor RbfA, giving the protein MKHAETPENRSVRLLKVGEQVRHVLSDILQRGDVHDDVLSKHLVSITEVRMSPDLKHATVFVKPLLGKDEEVVLKALRTNTAYLQREVAGRVNTKYAAKLKFLADDSFDEGTRIDQILRDPKVARDLEDDADEGDAA; this is encoded by the coding sequence ATGAAACACGCCGAAACCCCCGAAAACCGCTCCGTCCGCCTGCTCAAGGTGGGCGAGCAGGTGCGTCACGTCCTCTCGGACATTCTCCAGCGCGGCGACGTGCATGACGATGTGTTGTCGAAGCATCTCGTCTCGATCACCGAAGTCCGCATGTCGCCCGATCTCAAGCACGCCACCGTCTTCGTGAAGCCGCTGCTCGGCAAGGACGAGGAGGTCGTGCTCAAGGCGCTGCGCACCAACACCGCCTATCTCCAGCGCGAAGTCGCCGGGCGAGTGAACACGAAATACGCCGCGAAGCTGAAGTTCCTCGCCGACGACAGCTTCGACGAAGGCACCCGCATCGACCAGATCCTCCGCGACCCCAAGGTGGCGCGCGATCTGGAGGATGATGCGGACGAGGGTGACGCCGCCTGA
- a CDS encoding 3-methyl-2-oxobutanoate dehydrogenase (2-methylpropanoyl-transferring) subunit alpha, whose amino-acid sequence MTVERDRSNLPPLSLHVPEPRFRPGDTVDFGEIEVPPAGAQRRPDTADKASSFHELAYTMVRVLDEDHRAVGPWDPKLDPDTLRKMLRSMALVRAFDERMFRAQRQGKTSFYMKSTGEEAVSVGAASALAYDDMCFPSYRQQGILLTRGWSLVDMMNQIYSNKGDRLQGRQLPIMYSVKDASFFSISGNLTTQYPQAVGWAMASAAKGDSRIAATWCGEGSTAEGDFHSALTFATVYRAPVIFNVVNNQWAISSFSGFAGAEATTFAARAIGYGIAGIRVDGNDILAVYAATQWAAERARTNQGPTLIEHFTYRVEGHSTSDDPTQYRSAGEPTAWPMGDPVVRLKNHLIALGEWDEERHAAQDLELAEEVKRSQKEAEKNGILGHGMHQPFETMFEGVFEETPWHLKEQCQQMLDEQKAAGL is encoded by the coding sequence ATGACGGTCGAGCGCGATCGATCCAATTTGCCGCCGCTTTCGCTGCACGTGCCCGAACCCAGGTTCCGGCCCGGCGATACGGTCGACTTCGGCGAGATCGAGGTGCCGCCCGCGGGCGCGCAGCGGCGGCCCGATACGGCAGACAAGGCATCGAGTTTCCACGAACTGGCCTATACGATGGTCCGCGTGCTGGACGAGGATCACCGCGCCGTCGGTCCCTGGGATCCCAAGCTCGATCCCGATACGCTCCGCAAGATGCTGCGCAGCATGGCGCTGGTCCGCGCGTTCGACGAACGCATGTTCCGCGCCCAGCGGCAGGGCAAGACCAGCTTCTACATGAAGTCCACCGGCGAAGAGGCCGTGTCGGTCGGCGCTGCATCGGCGCTGGCCTATGACGACATGTGCTTCCCCAGCTATCGCCAGCAGGGCATCCTGCTGACGCGCGGCTGGTCCCTCGTCGACATGATGAACCAGATCTATTCGAACAAGGGCGACCGGCTTCAAGGGCGCCAGTTGCCGATCATGTATTCGGTGAAGGACGCCAGCTTCTTCTCGATCTCGGGCAATCTCACCACGCAATATCCGCAGGCGGTGGGCTGGGCGATGGCCAGCGCCGCGAAGGGCGACAGCCGCATCGCCGCGACCTGGTGCGGCGAAGGCTCGACCGCGGAAGGCGACTTCCATTCCGCGCTCACCTTCGCGACGGTCTATCGCGCGCCGGTGATCTTCAACGTGGTCAACAATCAGTGGGCGATCTCGTCCTTCTCGGGCTTTGCCGGTGCGGAAGCGACCACCTTCGCGGCGCGTGCGATCGGCTATGGCATCGCGGGCATCCGGGTGGACGGCAACGACATCCTCGCCGTCTATGCAGCCACCCAATGGGCGGCGGAGCGTGCGCGGACCAATCAGGGGCCGACCCTGATCGAGCATTTCACCTATCGCGTCGAAGGCCATTCGACCTCGGACGACCCGACGCAATATCGCTCGGCCGGCGAGCCGACCGCATGGCCGATGGGCGATCCGGTCGTGCGGCTGAAGAATCACCTCATCGCGCTCGGCGAATGGGACGAGGAACGCCACGCGGCGCAGGATCTCGAACTCGCCGAGGAAGTGAAGCGCTCGCAGAAGGAAGCCGAGAAGAACGGCATCCTCGGCCACGGTATGCACCAGCCGTTCGAAACGATGTTCGAGGGCGTGTTCGAAGAGACGCCGTGGCACCTCAAGGAACAATGCCAGCAGATGCTGGACGAGCAGAAGGCGGCAGGCCTGTGA
- a CDS encoding alpha-ketoacid dehydrogenase subunit beta, whose product MNMIQAINSAMDVMMARDSGVVVMGEDVGYFGGVFRATAGLQAKYGKTRVFDTPITECGIIGVAVGMGAYGLRPVPEIQFADYIYPALDQLVSEAARMRYRSAGEFIAPITVRSPFGGGIFGGQTHSQSPEGIFTHVSGLKTVIPSTPYDAKGLLIAAIEDNDPTIFFEPKRIYNGPFHGHYDRPASTWAGHPGGEVPEGYYRIPLGKAAVVREGSDVTILCYGAMVHVVASTIEELGNVDAEIVDLRTLLPLDIETIEASVKKTGRCMIVHEATRTAGFGAELAALVQERCFYHLEAPIERVTGFDTPYPHSLEWAYFPGPVRIGEALKKVMKV is encoded by the coding sequence ATGAACATGATCCAGGCGATCAATTCGGCGATGGATGTGATGATGGCGCGCGATTCCGGCGTCGTCGTGATGGGCGAGGATGTCGGCTATTTCGGCGGCGTGTTCCGCGCCACCGCCGGGCTTCAGGCAAAGTACGGCAAGACCCGCGTATTCGACACCCCGATCACCGAATGCGGCATCATCGGCGTCGCGGTGGGCATGGGCGCGTACGGCCTGCGCCCGGTCCCCGAGATCCAGTTCGCCGACTATATCTACCCCGCGCTCGATCAGCTCGTCTCCGAAGCCGCGCGGATGCGCTATCGCTCGGCCGGCGAGTTCATCGCGCCGATCACCGTGCGCTCGCCCTTCGGCGGCGGCATCTTCGGCGGGCAGACCCACTCGCAGTCGCCCGAGGGCATCTTTACGCACGTTTCGGGCCTGAAGACCGTGATCCCGTCGACCCCGTACGACGCCAAGGGCCTGCTGATCGCGGCGATCGAGGACAATGATCCGACGATCTTCTTCGAGCCGAAGCGCATCTATAACGGCCCGTTCCACGGCCATTACGATCGCCCCGCCAGCACCTGGGCCGGTCATCCCGGCGGCGAAGTGCCCGAAGGCTATTACCGCATCCCGCTCGGCAAGGCCGCGGTGGTCCGCGAAGGCAGCGACGTCACCATCCTGTGCTACGGCGCGATGGTCCATGTCGTCGCCTCGACCATCGAGGAGCTCGGCAATGTCGATGCCGAGATCGTCGATCTGCGCACGCTGCTCCCGCTCGACATCGAGACGATCGAAGCCTCGGTGAAGAAGACCGGCCGCTGCATGATCGTCCATGAAGCCACCCGCACCGCGGGCTTCGGCGCCGAACTCGCAGCCCTCGTCCAGGAGCGCTGCTTCTACCATCTGGAGGCGCCGATCGAGCGCGTCACCGGTTTCGACACGCCCTATCCGCATTCGCTGGAATGGGCCTATTTCCCCGGCCCGGTCCGCATCGGCGAGGCACTCAAGAAAGTGATGAAGGTCTGA
- a CDS encoding dihydrolipoamide acetyltransferase family protein, with translation MARFSFRLPDIGEGIAEAEIVEWHVKIGDRVEEDGRLADMMTDKATVEMESPVAGMVIELAGEVGDQIAIGSTLVVIETEGEDAPAVEPEVEQQVAAETPGVEEAAPAEAEPAPAAAPVAAPAPAPAPAPAPAPVADKHALASPAVRQRAKDLGIDLASVKTESDRVRHSDLDAYLRYGSGQGYHAPHASRAREDETVKVIGMRRKIAENMAASKRAIPHFTYVDEIDVTALEAMRADLNDNRGNRPKLTMLPLMIVAICRSLPQFPMLNARYDDEAGVVTRSGRVHLGMAAQTDAGLTVPVIRDAQDKNVWQLAAEISRLAEAARAGKLKPEEMGGGTITVTSLGPLGGIATTPVINRPEVAIIGPNKIVERPVFHGDDIVRAKLMNLSISCDHRVVDGWDAASYVQALKKFLETPVLLFAD, from the coding sequence ATGGCACGCTTCAGTTTCCGTCTGCCGGACATCGGCGAAGGCATTGCCGAGGCCGAAATCGTCGAATGGCATGTCAAGATCGGCGATCGCGTCGAGGAGGACGGCCGCCTCGCCGACATGATGACCGACAAGGCCACGGTGGAGATGGAATCCCCCGTCGCCGGCATGGTGATCGAGCTGGCCGGCGAAGTCGGCGACCAGATCGCGATCGGATCGACGCTGGTGGTGATCGAGACCGAAGGCGAGGATGCGCCCGCGGTCGAGCCTGAGGTCGAACAGCAGGTCGCGGCCGAGACGCCCGGCGTCGAGGAAGCCGCGCCTGCCGAAGCCGAGCCCGCGCCCGCCGCTGCCCCGGTCGCGGCACCCGCCCCGGCTCCGGCTCCAGCCCCCGCGCCCGCGCCGGTCGCTGACAAGCACGCCCTCGCCTCGCCCGCCGTCCGCCAGCGCGCGAAGGATCTCGGCATAGACCTCGCTTCGGTGAAGACCGAGAGCGACCGCGTCCGCCATTCCGATCTCGATGCCTATCTCCGCTATGGTTCGGGCCAGGGCTATCACGCCCCGCACGCCAGCCGCGCGCGCGAGGACGAGACCGTCAAGGTCATCGGCATGCGCCGCAAGATCGCGGAGAATATGGCCGCGTCGAAGCGGGCGATCCCGCACTTCACCTATGTCGACGAGATCGACGTTACCGCGCTGGAGGCGATGCGCGCCGACCTCAACGACAATCGCGGCAACCGGCCCAAGCTGACGATGCTGCCGCTGATGATCGTCGCGATCTGCCGCAGCCTGCCGCAATTCCCGATGCTCAACGCCCGCTATGACGACGAGGCGGGCGTGGTCACGCGTTCGGGCCGCGTCCATCTCGGCATGGCGGCGCAGACCGATGCGGGCCTGACCGTCCCGGTCATCCGCGATGCGCAGGACAAGAATGTGTGGCAGCTCGCCGCCGAGATCAGCCGCCTCGCCGAAGCCGCGCGCGCAGGTAAGCTGAAGCCCGAGGAAATGGGTGGCGGCACGATCACCGTCACCTCGCTCGGACCCTTGGGCGGCATCGCGACCACCCCGGTGATCAACCGCCCGGAAGTCGCGATCATCGGCCCGAACAAGATCGTCGAGCGCCCGGTGTTCCACGGCGACGACATCGTCCGCGCCAAACTGATGAACCTGTCGATCAGCTGCGACCACCGCGTCGTCGATGGCTGGGACGCGGCGTCCTATGTCCAGGCACTGAAGAAGTTCCTCGAAACCCCGGTGCTGCTCTTCGCAGATTGA
- a CDS encoding protein phosphatase 2C domain-containing protein, whose amino-acid sequence MHFDLIQSLSLAGDHAVPNDDRTGAGHAHAWVIDGATDLGPPGLVGPRGGAAWLAAEAHAAFTAAADAPIETMSRAVGDHLAAAFEAAKTREPEGRWELPLASFLAVRIAGDMLEVAWLGDCAALLVRGDRVMRLGPVPELRDAETALASSLAQHGLGAPKKSAPILESLRARRGRPGIRILSVEPEMMAHLETMRVPCAPGDELLLMTDGFAAPVDSYGVLDEEGLAALLETEGLAGLALRLRSIEIEDSACTRFPRFKASDDATALWLRIAG is encoded by the coding sequence ATGCATTTCGATCTGATCCAGTCGCTCAGCCTTGCCGGCGACCATGCCGTCCCCAATGACGACCGCACCGGCGCCGGTCATGCCCATGCCTGGGTGATCGATGGCGCGACCGACCTCGGCCCGCCCGGGCTGGTCGGCCCGCGCGGCGGCGCGGCGTGGCTTGCGGCCGAAGCGCATGCCGCCTTCACCGCCGCCGCCGACGCGCCGATCGAAACCATGTCGCGCGCAGTCGGCGACCATCTTGCCGCTGCGTTCGAGGCGGCAAAGACGCGCGAGCCCGAGGGCCGCTGGGAATTGCCCCTCGCCTCGTTCCTCGCGGTCCGCATCGCGGGAGACATGCTCGAAGTCGCATGGCTCGGCGATTGCGCCGCGTTGCTCGTGCGCGGCGACAGAGTCATGCGGCTAGGCCCCGTGCCCGAACTTCGCGATGCGGAAACCGCGCTCGCGTCCAGCCTTGCGCAACACGGCCTCGGCGCACCGAAGAAGAGCGCGCCGATCCTCGAAAGCCTGCGCGCACGCCGCGGCCGCCCGGGCATCCGCATCCTGTCGGTCGAGCCGGAGATGATGGCGCATCTGGAAACGATGCGCGTCCCCTGCGCGCCCGGCGACGAACTGTTGCTGATGACCGACGGCTTTGCCGCGCCCGTCGATTCCTACGGGGTGCTCGACGAAGAGGGGCTGGCCGCATTGCTCGAAACCGAGGGGCTGGCCGGTCTCGCGCTGCGTCTGCGCAGCATCGAGATCGAGGATTCGGCCTGCACCCGCTTTCCCCGGTTCAAGGCTTCCGACGATGCGACCGCGCTGTGGCTGCGTATCGCCGGCTGA
- the rarD gene encoding EamA family transporter RarD → MEPTPPRATGGLALGIGAYTFWGILPLYLWLLKSVPAEQVLAQRVLWSVALLAVVILLLRRGRAVLAAARGRTLLLLIGSATMIALNWLIYIWAVQHSHVLEASLGYFINPLVNVALGMMVLGERLRRVQGVAIGIAAAGVTVMAVSDGGAIWIALSLAVTFGLYGLLRKVVAIDALGGLAIETLLLAPFAIALLVYANHSGTNVWGTSLRLDLLLALAGVVTAAPLLMFAAAARRMPLSTIGLLQYIAPTIQFVLAILVFGEPLRNVHLLTFALIWTGCALYAWDSIRAMREVKI, encoded by the coding sequence ATGGAACCAACACCCCCGCGCGCCACCGGCGGACTCGCTCTCGGCATCGGCGCCTATACCTTCTGGGGTATCCTCCCGCTCTATCTGTGGCTGCTCAAGAGCGTTCCCGCCGAACAGGTTCTCGCCCAGCGCGTCCTCTGGTCGGTCGCGCTGCTCGCGGTGGTCATCCTGCTGCTGCGGCGTGGCCGCGCCGTGCTCGCCGCCGCGCGCGGGCGCACCTTGTTGCTGCTTATCGGCAGCGCAACGATGATCGCGCTCAACTGGCTGATCTATATCTGGGCGGTCCAGCATTCGCATGTGCTGGAAGCGAGCCTGGGCTATTTCATCAACCCGCTGGTCAATGTCGCGCTCGGGATGATGGTGCTGGGCGAACGGCTGCGGCGGGTTCAGGGCGTGGCGATCGGCATCGCCGCCGCAGGTGTCACGGTGATGGCGGTCAGCGATGGCGGCGCGATCTGGATCGCGCTGTCGCTGGCGGTCACGTTCGGCCTGTACGGCCTGCTTCGAAAGGTCGTGGCAATCGACGCGCTGGGCGGCCTCGCGATCGAGACATTGCTGCTCGCGCCCTTCGCCATCGCCCTGCTCGTCTATGCCAACCATAGCGGCACCAATGTCTGGGGCACGTCGTTGCGGCTCGATCTGCTGCTGGCGCTGGCCGGTGTCGTCACCGCCGCGCCGCTGCTGATGTTCGCCGCCGCCGCGCGCCGGATGCCGCTATCGACCATCGGCCTGCTGCAATATATCGCCCCGACCATCCAGTTCGTGCTGGCGATCCTGGTGTTCGGCGAGCCGCTGCGGAACGTCCATCTGCTCACCTTCGCGCTGATCTGGACGGGCTGTGCGCTCTACGCATGGGATTCGATCCGCGCGATGCGGGAGGTGAAGATCTGA
- a CDS encoding YciI-like protein, with amino-acid sequence MAHYLLGYELAPDYLERRPMFRDAHLAHAWAAVERGELVLGGALADPVDGAMLIFAGESPEAAEAFARADPYVTAGIVTGWRVRGWTTVVGAEAATPVRSI; translated from the coding sequence ATGGCGCATTATCTGCTCGGCTACGAACTCGCGCCCGATTATCTCGAGCGGCGCCCGATGTTTCGTGACGCGCATCTGGCCCATGCCTGGGCTGCCGTCGAACGCGGGGAACTGGTCCTTGGCGGAGCGCTCGCCGATCCCGTGGACGGCGCCATGCTGATCTTCGCCGGCGAGAGCCCCGAAGCCGCTGAGGCCTTCGCTCGCGCCGATCCCTATGTGACCGCGGGCATCGTCACCGGATGGCGCGTACGCGGCTGGACCACTGTCGTCGGCGCGGAAGCCGCCACACCGGTGCGCAGCATATAA
- a CDS encoding metalloregulator ArsR/SmtB family transcription factor, with amino-acid sequence MVEQRLDATFHALADPTRRGMLANLALGERSIGELAEPFAMTFAGASKHVKVLEGAGLVARRKVGRTQLCSLRAGPLREADQWLKQWEQFWTVRLDRLEALIEAEKNA; translated from the coding sequence ATGGTTGAACAACGACTCGACGCCACTTTCCACGCTCTCGCCGATCCGACGCGGCGCGGGATGCTGGCCAATCTCGCTCTGGGCGAACGCAGCATCGGCGAACTCGCCGAGCCTTTCGCCATGACCTTCGCCGGCGCGTCCAAGCATGTGAAGGTGCTCGAAGGCGCGGGACTGGTGGCCCGCCGCAAGGTCGGCCGCACCCAATTGTGCAGCCTCCGGGCCGGGCCGCTCCGCGAAGCCGACCAGTGGCTGAAGCAATGGGAGCAGTTCTGGACCGTCCGTCTCGACCGGCTCGAAGCGCTCATCGAAGCGGAGAAGAACGCATGA
- a CDS encoding VOC family protein, giving the protein MTKATPFLMFQHGKAQAALDFWVATVPGTRIVELQLFGPEGPGPEGTVLRGHAEIAGQSVMIHDSFITHGFDFTPSWSFFLECGEEAEAERLFAALGEGGQVLMPLDNYGWSRKFGWVSDRFGISWQVNWQ; this is encoded by the coding sequence ATGACCAAAGCCACGCCCTTCCTCATGTTCCAGCACGGCAAGGCGCAGGCCGCGCTCGATTTCTGGGTCGCCACCGTGCCGGGTACGCGCATCGTCGAGCTTCAGCTTTTCGGCCCCGAAGGCCCCGGTCCCGAAGGAACGGTGCTGCGCGGCCATGCCGAGATCGCCGGACAAAGCGTGATGATCCACGACAGCTTCATTACTCACGGGTTCGATTTCACGCCCTCATGGTCCTTCTTCCTCGAATGCGGCGAGGAAGCCGAGGCCGAACGGCTGTTCGCCGCGCTGGGCGAAGGCGGGCAGGTGCTGATGCCGCTCGACAATTATGGCTGGAGCCGCAAGTTCGGCTGGGTCTCCGACAGGTTCGGCATCTCGTGGCAGGTCAACTGGCAATGA
- a CDS encoding SRPBCC domain-containing protein, protein MAGQLAMTGPVILRIVRDFAASPERVFDAWLDPADAGRFLFATPGGEMVKVEIDARVGGRASIVERRASGDAAHRLLYETIDRPRRLVFRFAADPAEEGEWTRVTIDIAAKGDGCTLTLTHEMDPQWAAYEQQTRSGWTMILASLSRTLGE, encoded by the coding sequence GTGGCAGGTCAACTGGCAATGACCGGCCCGGTGATCCTCAGGATCGTTCGCGATTTCGCCGCTTCGCCCGAACGCGTGTTCGACGCCTGGCTCGATCCGGCCGACGCCGGCCGCTTCCTCTTCGCCACGCCGGGCGGCGAAATGGTGAAGGTCGAGATCGACGCGCGCGTCGGCGGCCGCGCCAGCATCGTCGAGCGCCGCGCTTCGGGCGATGCCGCGCACCGGCTGCTCTACGAAACGATCGACCGGCCTCGCCGCCTCGTCTTCCGCTTCGCCGCCGATCCCGCGGAGGAAGGCGAATGGACCCGCGTGACGATCGACATCGCCGCGAAGGGGGACGGCTGCACGCTGACCCTCACCCACGAAATGGACCCGCAATGGGCCGCCTATGAACAACAGACGCGTTCGGGCTGGACGATGATCCTCGCCAGCCTGTCGCGCACGCTTGGAGAGTGA
- a CDS encoding SRPBCC family protein has translation MADTDVITAQELRFERTLNAPAETVWRFLTDPEMRARWFMGGEIEPQAGGKIWMTFDHDNLSDGDAPMPEKYAKNRGKKWHETITVWDPPRRLAYSWDNGDAGTVTFDLEQLDEGRTRLVLVHSGLRGPADAKNFGGGWGSHLAVLVRRIDGERVESFWDFHAEAEAKAAAALA, from the coding sequence ATGGCCGATACCGACGTCATCACCGCGCAGGAACTGCGCTTCGAACGCACCCTCAACGCGCCGGCGGAAACGGTGTGGCGCTTCCTCACCGATCCGGAGATGCGCGCCCGCTGGTTCATGGGCGGCGAGATCGAACCGCAGGCGGGCGGCAAGATCTGGATGACCTTCGATCACGACAACCTGTCCGACGGCGATGCGCCGATGCCCGAGAAATACGCGAAGAATCGCGGGAAGAAATGGCACGAGACGATCACCGTCTGGGACCCGCCCCGCCGCCTCGCCTATAGCTGGGACAATGGCGATGCGGGCACGGTGACCTTCGACCTGGAGCAGCTGGACGAGGGCCGAACCCGGCTGGTGCTGGTCCATAGCGGGCTGCGCGGCCCAGCGGATGCGAAGAATTTCGGCGGCGGCTGGGGCAGCCATCTCGCGGTGCTGGTGCGGCGCATCGATGGCGAGCGGGTCGAAAGTTTCTGGGACTTCCATGCCGAAGCCGAAGCGAAGGCCGCGGCCGCACTGGCCTAG
- a CDS encoding DUF427 domain-containing protein, whose product MADRSIRVPGPGHPIAIEPAGARVTVRAAGQVIADTARALVLREASYPPVFYIPREDADMALLERSDHASWCPYKGQAAYYSVRGGAANAVWSYETPHAAVAAIRGCLAFYPDRVESIPVNP is encoded by the coding sequence GTGGCCGATCGATCCATCCGGGTGCCGGGACCCGGCCATCCCATCGCCATCGAGCCGGCCGGCGCGCGAGTCACTGTCCGTGCCGCCGGGCAAGTCATCGCCGACACCGCCCGCGCGCTGGTGCTGCGCGAGGCCAGCTATCCGCCGGTCTTCTACATTCCCCGCGAGGATGCCGACATGGCGCTGCTCGAACGCAGCGACCATGCGAGCTGGTGCCCGTACAAGGGCCAGGCGGCCTATTATTCGGTCCGGGGCGGCGCGGCGAATGCGGTGTGGAGCTATGAGACCCCGCACGCGGCGGTTGCCGCGATCCGGGGCTGCCTCGCTTTCTATCCCGACCGGGTGGAGTCGATTCCGGTCAATCCGTGA
- a CDS encoding crotonase/enoyl-CoA hydratase family protein: MSEQRVTIAVEDGVADVRLARADKMNAIDPEMFAGIVAAIAELEATPGLRAVVLSGEGRAFCAGLDMASMASGGSGIDIHTRAHGPANVVQQVAWGWRALPVPVIAAVHGVAFGGGLQIASGADVRIAAPGTRLSAMEMKWGIVPDMAGFGLWKGNVRDDVLRELVYTAREFSAEEAISFGFVTRIAENPQAEAMALARAIAGRNPHAIRAAKRLCNHEGDAASALMLESVEQAKLMRSPNQTEAVMANMQKRAPVFTD, translated from the coding sequence GTGAGCGAGCAGCGGGTGACGATCGCGGTCGAGGATGGCGTGGCCGATGTGCGGCTGGCGCGGGCGGACAAGATGAACGCGATCGATCCGGAGATGTTCGCGGGAATCGTCGCCGCCATCGCCGAACTGGAAGCGACTCCGGGGCTGCGCGCGGTGGTGCTGTCGGGCGAGGGCCGCGCTTTCTGTGCCGGGCTCGACATGGCGAGCATGGCCAGCGGCGGATCCGGGATCGATATCCACACCCGCGCGCATGGCCCGGCCAATGTCGTGCAGCAGGTGGCCTGGGGCTGGCGCGCGCTGCCGGTGCCGGTGATCGCGGCGGTGCATGGCGTGGCGTTCGGCGGGGGCCTGCAGATCGCCAGCGGCGCGGATGTGCGGATTGCGGCGCCCGGCACGCGGCTGTCGGCGATGGAGATGAAATGGGGCATCGTGCCCGACATGGCCGGGTTCGGGCTGTGGAAAGGCAATGTCCGCGACGATGTGCTGCGCGAACTGGTCTATACCGCGCGGGAGTTCAGTGCCGAGGAAGCGATTTCGTTCGGTTTCGTCACGCGAATCGCCGAAAATCCCCAAGCCGAGGCAATGGCGCTCGCGCGGGCGATCGCCGGGCGCAATCCCCATGCGATCCGCGCCGCCAAGCGGCTGTGCAACCATGAAGGCGATGCCGCCTCGGCGCTGATGCTCGAAAGCGTGGAGCAGGCGAAGCTGATGCGGTCGCCCAACCAGACCGAAGCGGTGATGGCCAACATGCAGAAGCGCGCGCCGGTCTTCACGGATTGA
- a CDS encoding response regulator transcription factor, whose amino-acid sequence MIVACASDAPLPWPELGAAAHARGLSLVPMAEPRADAAALLGWRPAEGDCSIRIADARAQGWHGPLILLLSEGCAASVARALDAGADDAVLLPASAGEIAARLAARLRPRTIRIGELVIDTVERRVTRAGRAIALLPREYALLLHLVRAGGHCVDRTELLGAVWGLRFDPGTNVVEVHMSRLRAKLDRGFAAPLLHTEKRRGYRFTA is encoded by the coding sequence GTGATCGTCGCCTGCGCGTCCGACGCGCCTCTTCCCTGGCCCGAGCTTGGCGCCGCAGCCCATGCGCGCGGGCTGAGCCTCGTGCCGATGGCCGAGCCGCGCGCGGACGCAGCGGCGCTGCTTGGCTGGCGGCCGGCGGAGGGCGATTGCTCGATCCGGATCGCCGACGCCCGCGCACAGGGCTGGCATGGCCCGCTGATCCTGTTGCTGAGCGAAGGGTGCGCGGCCAGCGTGGCGCGGGCGCTCGACGCCGGGGCGGACGATGCGGTGCTGTTGCCCGCCAGCGCCGGGGAGATCGCCGCGCGGCTCGCCGCCCGGCTGCGTCCGCGCACGATCCGGATCGGCGAACTGGTGATCGACACGGTCGAGCGGCGCGTCACGCGCGCGGGCCGGGCGATCGCGCTGTTGCCGCGCGAATATGCGCTGTTGCTCCACCTCGTCCGCGCCGGCGGGCACTGTGTCGACCGGACCGAGCTGCTCGGCGCGGTGTGGGGCTTGCGCTTCGATCCGGGGACCAATGTGGTCGAGGTCCATATGTCGCGGTTGCGCGCGAAGCTCGACCGGGGGTTCGCCGCGCCGTTGCTCCATACCGAGAAGCGGCGCGGCTATCGGTTCACGGCCTGA